The sequence CTATTATTAAGAAAATTTTTAAAAATAAAGAATATAAAGTGGCTACACTATTAGGTAGGAGAAATTATTTCTGTCACTATAGATACTCGAAGTTTATTGTGCCATATTCAGATATTTATCCTGAAGTGGTGGAATGGGCAAACGGTATATTGGATAATAAAATAACAGAAGTTTATATGTTGAACTTTGGTGGGGATGTGTTGAATAAGATTACCGCTGATAGTTATCAATGTATTGGGGGCAAATGTCCTTATATTCAATCCTGTTCCTTTTATAATGCAAAAAATCTTGCCAATGAAGCGGATATTGTAATAACCAATCACCATATGATATTAGCTGATATCGCTATGAGACTGAAATTTGGTAATAGTTTTAATTTTGAGGTTGCTGAGCATATCATTTTTGATGAGGCTCATTCTGTTGCTGATATTTTCCCCCTTTATTTGGGAGAAGAGTTAAATTTTCGTTCCTTACTGAGCTTTGCAAGGGAGAATCGAAAGTTCATAGGTGATAATTTGATTAAAAAAATTGAACAAGAATACATGGCTTTGTGTATAAAAGCACAAAATATCAATAGGAAAAAACTGGATGACGATTTTCAAGAAAAATGTGTTAATTTTGTATCCGAAATGTGGGATAAATTTCATAATTTAGTTCCAGATGATGAGTACTCTGTCATGGAAAGATACTGGGAAACGATGAAAAAGATCAAAGATACAAATGGTGTGAAGGTCGTTGAGGGAAATGGTGATTTTTTCAATTTGAGAAATGTTCCCATTTATGCAGGTAAGCAGTTTGTTGATGGTGTAAAGGAAGCTGCTAATAGTATGCTTTTGGTAAGTGCTACAATTACCTTTGATAATTCTTTTGATTACATAAAGAAGGAGTTGGGTTTTGATGATACGGTGATTACCTTGAAGTTGGTACCTGAAAATAATCTTTTCTCTCAAGGGAAAGCGTATATTCATGATGAGTATCTTGTTAGTTTGGAGGATAAGAAAAAGTTTTATAAAGATTTTTTTTCAAAAAATAAGGGTGCTGCCATTGTTATATTCAATAATACAAGTCATATGCAGGAGATTGGTAAGTTTATAAAGGATTCCTTTAAAGATAAAAAGGTGTATTATCAAACGGATGATTTGCAGAGCTTAAATATTACACAAGATACCATCATATTGGGTTGTTCCATCATCAGAGAGGGGATTGATTTTGGTAATAAAGGTATAGAATATGTTATCATCGATAAGCTCCCATTTGAAAATATTTCAGATGTTTATGTAGAGGCAAAATTGGGTCACTACAAAAAAGAATATAAAGATCCATTTAAAGGGTATTATCTTCCAAGAGCGGTTATATTTTTCAAACAGGCTGTGGGTCGTCTGATAAGAAATGAAAAAGATAGAGGGTATTGGATTATTCTGGATAGCAGAATAAGAACAGAACATTATGGTAAGTACTTTTTGGACGTACTTAAGGGTGCTGGTAAAGTTGGAAAATTTTGGTAATTTTTTAGGAGGAT comes from Calditerrivibrio sp. and encodes:
- a CDS encoding ATP-dependent DNA helicase, yielding MSVSKYFKDNYLPALIQNYTYRENQVQFSEDLFRYLEDYKDIVAEAPTGYGKTIAYLVPIFELGRRTIISTKSKQLMNQILLKDIPIIKKIFKNKEYKVATLLGRRNYFCHYRYSKFIVPYSDIYPEVVEWANGILDNKITEVYMLNFGGDVLNKITADSYQCIGGKCPYIQSCSFYNAKNLANEADIVITNHHMILADIAMRLKFGNSFNFEVAEHIIFDEAHSVADIFPLYLGEELNFRSLLSFARENRKFIGDNLIKKIEQEYMALCIKAQNINRKKLDDDFQEKCVNFVSEMWDKFHNLVPDDEYSVMERYWETMKKIKDTNGVKVVEGNGDFFNLRNVPIYAGKQFVDGVKEAANSMLLVSATITFDNSFDYIKKELGFDDTVITLKLVPENNLFSQGKAYIHDEYLVSLEDKKKFYKDFFSKNKGAAIVIFNNTSHMQEIGKFIKDSFKDKKVYYQTDDLQSLNITQDTIILGCSIIREGIDFGNKGIEYVIIDKLPFENISDVYVEAKLGHYKKEYKDPFKGYYLPRAVIFFKQAVGRLIRNEKDRGYWIILDSRIRTEHYGKYFLDVLKGAGKVGKFW